In one Trichlorobacter lovleyi SZ genomic region, the following are encoded:
- a CDS encoding acyl-CoA dehydratase activase: MTRFAAGIDLGAACTKAVVIDGDYRVLASSLEKTGFQPDRAAARCLAGALEAAGLAQDDLSVVVSTGFARHLASMRHRAVTELTAATHGARLLFPAAGSVLDLGGQTIKACRFDERGRILAFRLNEKCASGTGAFLERTARIMGVGLDQVDALARQSLHPAPISSICAVFAESEIISQLMQAVLPQDIMQGALIACVERALQILRQAGRQDELVLAGGVLHFATAAELLQQKLGSQVRLPADGMRQFVAALGAALIGIRFGNEISF; this comes from the coding sequence ATGACACGCTTTGCTGCCGGCATTGATCTGGGGGCTGCCTGTACCAAGGCGGTTGTCATTGATGGCGACTACCGGGTGCTGGCCAGCAGCCTGGAAAAGACCGGCTTTCAGCCTGACCGGGCGGCTGCACGCTGCCTGGCAGGCGCACTGGAGGCCGCAGGTCTGGCACAGGACGACCTGTCCGTCGTTGTCAGCACCGGCTTTGCCCGGCATCTGGCCTCAATGCGGCATCGGGCGGTGACCGAGCTGACCGCCGCAACCCATGGGGCACGGCTGCTGTTTCCCGCTGCAGGGTCGGTGCTGGATCTTGGCGGGCAGACCATCAAGGCCTGCAGGTTTGATGAGCGGGGCAGGATTCTGGCTTTTCGGCTGAATGAAAAATGTGCGTCCGGTACCGGCGCCTTTCTGGAACGGACCGCCCGGATCATGGGGGTGGGGCTTGATCAGGTTGATGCGCTGGCACGGCAGTCGCTGCACCCTGCACCGATTTCATCAATCTGCGCCGTCTTTGCCGAATCGGAGATCATCAGCCAGTTGATGCAGGCGGTCCTCCCGCAGGATATCATGCAGGGGGCGCTGATCGCCTGTGTTGAGCGTGCCTTGCAGATCCTGCGGCAGGCCGGTCGGCAGGATGAGCTGGTGCTGGCGGGAGGAGTGCTGCATTTTGCGACCGCAGCTGAACTGCTGCAGCAGAAACTGGGCAGCCAGGTCCGGCTGCCCGCTGACGGGATGCGGCAGTTTGTTGCTGCGCTGGGGGCGGCCCTGATCGGCATCCGCTTCGGTAACGAAATCAGCTTCTGA
- a CDS encoding acyl-CoA dehydratase activase, translating to MTGFNPPFTAGIDVGSTQTKAVLLDVSARIAGTALIDTGFDIDAAARTVYARLLTAAGLGADAVSYVAGTGYGRFRIAFGDLQVTEISCHARGAVHLFPATGTVLDMGGQDTKAIRVAADGGVIDFCMNDKCAAGTGRFLSAAAAVLEMPLDELAAVAATGANPVTISTTCTVFAETEILAWVARGKPVNDILLGVHQAIANRSLALLKRVGLQLAITFTGGVSRNSCMVDQLEQLLGCRLQVGEQTPFAGALGAALFARDRLLAGRQELQG from the coding sequence ATGACCGGCTTCAATCCCCCCTTTACCGCCGGGATTGATGTCGGTTCAACCCAGACCAAGGCGGTGCTGCTGGATGTCTCGGCCCGGATTGCCGGGACCGCGCTGATCGACACCGGCTTTGATATCGATGCCGCCGCCCGCACCGTCTATGCACGGCTGCTGACAGCTGCGGGACTGGGGGCTGACGCCGTCTCGTACGTTGCCGGCACCGGCTATGGCCGTTTCAGGATAGCCTTCGGAGATTTGCAGGTAACCGAGATCAGTTGCCATGCCCGCGGAGCGGTCCATCTCTTTCCCGCCACCGGGACCGTGCTTGACATGGGGGGGCAGGACACCAAGGCGATCAGGGTGGCCGCCGATGGCGGGGTGATCGATTTCTGCATGAATGACAAATGCGCTGCCGGGACCGGCCGGTTTCTGTCAGCCGCTGCCGCAGTGCTGGAGATGCCGCTGGATGAGCTGGCCGCTGTTGCCGCCACCGGCGCTAATCCGGTCACCATCAGTACCACCTGTACCGTCTTTGCAGAGACCGAGATCCTGGCCTGGGTGGCTCGGGGCAAACCGGTTAACGACATCCTGCTGGGGGTCCACCAGGCGATTGCCAACCGCTCCCTGGCCCTGCTGAAGCGGGTGGGGCTGCAACTGGCCATCACCTTTACCGGTGGTGTCTCCCGCAACAGCTGCATGGTTGACCAGCTTGAACAGCTGCTCGGATGCCGGTTGCAGGTGGGGGAGCAGACCCCCTTTGCCGGTGCCCTGGGGGCGGCCCTGTTTGCCCGTGACCGGCTATTGGCCGGTCGGCAGGAACTACAGGGATGA